One Epidermidibacterium keratini DNA segment encodes these proteins:
- a CDS encoding error-prone DNA polymerase yields the protein MSWHNPPVSWSELERRLSTHDHPRGVPVPDGGDAPAWSQHRPAYQAPDDAPSRPDGPVVPYAELHVHSNFSFLDGASHPEELVEEAVRLGLSGLALTDHDGLQGVVRMADAAREYDVPTVFGAELSLGLTAPQAGVADPEGTHLLVLARGTEGYHRLAGAITDAQLHGGEKGRPVYDLDDLAARADGHWVVLTGCRKGLVPRALAGEHSQLLGAAGASNRADRLAAAGRELDRLQSLFGRDNVVLELSTHGLPLDGERNDGLWELARSTGTQAIATNNVHYAAPSRQRLAMAIAAVRARRSLDELDGWLPVTGRAHLRSGAEMQRLFAAYPGVVADTVPLAEQLAFPLRSAAPQLPHIPVPDGYDLMGWLRELTWRGARERYGHPESPTQPGAYERLERELRVIEDKEFPGYFLIVHDIVQFCEQRKILCQGRGSAANSAVCYALGITAVDSILYGLPFERFLSASRNEEPDIDIDIDSERREEVIQYVYGKYGRHNAAQVANVITYRPRSAVRDMAKALGYSVGQQDAWSKRIDGWHAVRAENTGDTDDPDRIPDDVLTLANELLKFPRHLGIHSGGMVLTREPVGDVCPIEHARMENRTVLQWDKDDCASMRLVKFDLLGLGMLSALSYCMDLVADHLGERWTLPTIPKEEKGVYDQVCRADTVGVFQIESRAQMATLPRLRPRSFYDLVIEVALIRPGPIQGGAIHPYIRRRRGHEPVTYEHPSLEPVLERTLGIPLFQEQLMQIAMAVGGCSGADADLLRRAMGSKRGVEKIGRLRQKLYDGMAANGVTGALADSIYDKIEAFANFGFAESHSISFALLVYASTWLRLHYPGAFLCSLLQAQPMGFYSPQSLVADARRHGVEVRRPDIQLSGVHGGLEPMDFDCAVCPPRAVKLPATGDRLCISDPEITEGSLTWEPTEPFDASVHRRDGAFAVRLGLQSVRGIGTEDAERVVAEREKAGRFASIADLVRRTGLNAAQVEALATAGAFSSFELDRRQALWEAGPASRERTEILEDSGSPLAAPGLPQMSYGELTMADLWATGITPDDHPIAHVRGDLAARGIVTAAGLAGVPDHSRVEVGGVVTHRQRPATASGVTFMNLEDETGMVNVVIPVPVWNRYLRVARESSALVIRGMVEKNDGAINLVAERLSTLPVSIASMTPSSDLPSMSRDFR from the coding sequence TTCCTTCCTGGATGGGGCAAGTCATCCCGAGGAGCTCGTCGAAGAGGCGGTGCGGCTAGGGCTCAGCGGTTTGGCTCTGACCGACCACGACGGACTGCAGGGGGTCGTGCGGATGGCTGATGCCGCTCGCGAGTACGACGTCCCGACCGTCTTCGGCGCCGAGCTGTCGTTGGGGCTGACCGCCCCGCAAGCCGGTGTTGCCGATCCCGAGGGCACTCACCTGCTGGTGCTGGCCAGGGGCACAGAGGGATACCACCGGCTTGCGGGTGCGATCACCGACGCACAGCTTCACGGTGGCGAGAAAGGCCGCCCTGTCTACGATCTTGACGACCTTGCGGCACGTGCCGACGGGCACTGGGTCGTGCTGACCGGCTGCCGCAAAGGTCTCGTGCCGCGCGCGCTGGCCGGTGAGCACTCGCAGCTGCTCGGCGCTGCTGGTGCGAGCAACCGCGCCGACCGCCTAGCCGCCGCTGGCCGCGAGTTGGACCGGCTGCAATCGCTCTTCGGCCGCGACAACGTCGTACTCGAGCTGTCCACGCACGGTCTTCCACTCGACGGCGAACGCAACGACGGTCTTTGGGAGCTTGCAAGATCTACTGGCACACAGGCGATCGCAACCAACAACGTGCACTACGCGGCTCCGTCGAGGCAACGGTTAGCCATGGCGATCGCCGCAGTACGAGCCCGCCGCTCACTCGACGAGCTCGACGGCTGGCTGCCGGTGACCGGCCGCGCACACCTGAGATCGGGCGCGGAGATGCAACGCCTGTTTGCGGCGTACCCCGGCGTGGTTGCCGACACCGTCCCGCTTGCCGAGCAGCTCGCGTTTCCGCTGCGCTCTGCAGCACCCCAGTTGCCACACATCCCGGTGCCCGACGGCTATGACCTCATGGGCTGGCTGCGCGAGCTGACGTGGCGCGGCGCCAGGGAGCGTTACGGACATCCCGAGAGCCCGACACAGCCGGGTGCCTACGAACGACTCGAACGTGAGCTGCGGGTGATCGAAGACAAGGAGTTTCCCGGCTACTTCCTGATCGTGCATGACATCGTGCAGTTCTGCGAGCAACGCAAGATCCTCTGCCAGGGTCGCGGATCGGCTGCCAACTCGGCGGTCTGCTACGCCCTCGGCATCACTGCGGTCGACTCGATCCTCTACGGTCTGCCGTTTGAGCGGTTCCTCTCTGCCTCGCGCAACGAAGAGCCAGATATCGACATCGACATCGACTCTGAGCGTCGTGAAGAGGTCATCCAGTACGTCTACGGCAAGTACGGCCGACACAACGCCGCCCAGGTCGCCAACGTCATCACCTACCGGCCACGCTCGGCGGTGCGAGACATGGCCAAGGCCCTTGGCTACAGCGTCGGGCAGCAAGACGCCTGGTCCAAACGGATCGACGGCTGGCACGCCGTACGAGCCGAGAACACTGGTGACACAGACGATCCCGATCGCATCCCGGACGACGTACTCACCCTTGCCAACGAGCTGCTGAAGTTTCCGCGGCACCTGGGCATCCACTCCGGCGGCATGGTGCTCACCCGTGAACCGGTCGGCGACGTGTGCCCCATCGAGCACGCGCGGATGGAAAACCGCACCGTGTTGCAGTGGGACAAGGACGACTGCGCATCGATGCGTCTGGTCAAGTTTGACCTGCTGGGTCTGGGAATGCTGTCGGCACTGTCCTACTGCATGGACCTGGTCGCCGATCATCTCGGCGAACGCTGGACCCTGCCGACCATCCCGAAGGAGGAGAAGGGGGTCTACGACCAGGTATGCCGCGCCGACACGGTCGGGGTGTTCCAGATCGAGAGTCGCGCGCAGATGGCCACGCTCCCGCGGCTGCGCCCTCGCTCGTTCTACGACCTGGTCATCGAGGTGGCGTTGATCCGTCCCGGCCCGATCCAGGGCGGCGCGATCCACCCCTACATCCGCAGGCGACGCGGGCACGAACCGGTCACCTACGAGCACCCCTCACTGGAACCGGTGCTGGAGCGGACGCTCGGCATCCCGCTATTCCAAGAACAGCTGATGCAGATCGCAATGGCAGTCGGTGGTTGCAGCGGCGCAGACGCCGACCTGCTGCGCCGCGCGATGGGTTCCAAACGAGGCGTGGAAAAGATCGGGCGGCTGCGTCAGAAGCTGTACGACGGAATGGCGGCCAACGGAGTCACCGGCGCGCTCGCCGACAGCATCTACGACAAGATCGAGGCGTTCGCCAACTTCGGCTTCGCCGAAAGCCACTCCATCTCATTCGCGCTGCTGGTCTATGCCAGCACCTGGCTACGACTGCACTACCCCGGCGCGTTCCTGTGCTCGTTGCTGCAGGCGCAGCCGATGGGCTTCTACTCACCGCAGAGCCTGGTTGCCGATGCCCGGCGCCATGGGGTCGAGGTACGCCGCCCGGACATCCAGCTGTCCGGCGTACACGGCGGTCTGGAGCCGATGGACTTCGACTGCGCTGTCTGCCCGCCGCGCGCAGTCAAGCTGCCAGCGACCGGAGATCGGTTGTGTATCAGCGATCCGGAGATCACGGAGGGATCGCTGACGTGGGAGCCGACCGAGCCGTTTGATGCCAGTGTTCATCGTCGTGACGGCGCGTTCGCCGTACGTCTTGGGCTGCAGTCGGTGCGCGGCATCGGCACCGAGGACGCCGAGCGTGTCGTTGCCGAACGCGAAAAGGCAGGACGGTTTGCCAGCATCGCCGACCTCGTACGCCGCACCGGGCTGAACGCAGCGCAGGTCGAGGCACTGGCGACCGCCGGCGCGTTCAGCTCGTTTGAGCTCGATCGCCGGCAGGCGCTGTGGGAAGCCGGCCCGGCCTCGCGAGAGCGCACTGAGATCCTGGAGGACTCCGGCTCACCGCTGGCGGCGCCTGGCCTGCCGCAGATGTCGTACGGCGAGCTGACCATGGCCGATCTCTGGGCTACCGGCATCACTCCGGATGACCACCCGATCGCACATGTACGCGGTGATCTAGCGGCCCGTGGGATCGTGACCGCTGCGGGGCTGGCCGGCGTACCCGACCACTCGCGCGTCGAGGTCGGCGGAGTCGTCACGCACCGTCAGCGTCCGGCGACGGCGTCCGGGGTGACGTTCATGAACTTAGAAGACGAGACCGGGATGGTTAACGTGGTCATCCCGGTGCCGGTGTGGAACCGCTACCTACGTGTCGCGCGGGAGTCTTCTGCGCTGGTGATCCGCGGGATGGTCGAGAAAAACGACGGTGCGATCAACCTGGTCGCCGAGCGCCTCAGCACGCTGCCGGTCTCGATCGCCAGCATGACGCCGTCGAGCGACCTGCCGTCCATGTCCCGCGACTTCCGCTGA